In a genomic window of Urocitellus parryii isolate mUroPar1 chromosome 11, mUroPar1.hap1, whole genome shotgun sequence:
- the Ipo13 gene encoding importin-13, which translates to MQLLAQALKRKPDLFLCERLDVKAVFQCAVLALKFPEAPTVKASCGFFTELLPRCGEVESVGKVVQEDGRMLLVAVLEAIGGQASRSLMDCFADILFALNKHCFSLLSLWIKEALQPPGFPSARLSPEQKDTFSQQILRERVNKRRVKEMVKEFTLLCRGLHGTDYTADY; encoded by the exons ATGCAACTCCTGGCACAG GCTCTCAAGCGGAAGCCAGATTTGTTCCTGTGTGAACGATTGGATGTCAAAGCTGTGTTCCAGTGTG CTGTGTTGGCCCTCAAGTTCCCTGAGGCACCTACTGTCAAGGCCTCCTGTGGCTTCTTT ACAGAGCTGCTGCCTCGGTGTGGAGAAGTAGAATCTGTGGGAAAGGTGGTACAGGAGGACGGTCGTATGCTGCTTGTAGCAGTGCTAGAG GCCATTGGGGGCCAGGCCTCCCGCAGCCTCATGGACTGCTTTGCCGATATCCTGTTCGCCCTGAACAAacactgcttcagcctcctgagcttgtGGATCAAGGAGGCACTGCAACCACCTGGTTTTCCTTCTGCCCGCCTCAGTCCCGAACAGAAGGACACCTTCAGCCAACAGATCCTTCG tGAGCGAGTGAACAAGAGGCGGGTGAAGGAGATGGTGAAGGAGTTCACACTGCTCTGCCGGGGGCTACATGGCACAGATTACACAGCTGACTACTGA